The Urbifossiella limnaea genome has a window encoding:
- a CDS encoding DUF1549 domain-containing protein, with protein sequence MKACLGWLTAGVLLGLPSHATGQDLLPPGRPISEVIDHYVDARLKQAGVNPAPPAADATLVRRLYLDLVGRIPAAVEARDLAGRTPDRRGLIESLASSPAFARHNANEFDVLLRNRNTDVPSLQPYLLDAFQENRPWDAMFRDLLGTSEQAPPGTPVKARADDFVLKRLKDADALTRDVSSVFFGLNITCAQCHRHPEIKGLTQDYFFGMKAFFAYSYEFQGKLLERQYVKVADFKAKSGEARQVSMMFLSGVKVELYNLPERELVAAVAEETKLIQEKSKEYAKTKALPPPPSQSARKRLAEVALDDTNRERFARSIVNRLWLRFYGHGLVMRVDQMHAENQPSHPELLSWLARDFVAHKYDLKRLITGLVGSRAYARSSEWKGTPPPKDLFAVAPTRPLTPAQWGMSYHIANQPEVFKPDDPVEVRRKKLAEVEKGGGVFPFIEQPFDDFQVGIDEPLRLSNDENMLKAMGGKLIPVLRKLPDTRRQIDEASWAVLSRPATDAEQELFGGYLERRKDRPDEGLRQVIWALFNSPEFRFNH encoded by the coding sequence ATGAAGGCGTGCCTCGGCTGGCTCACCGCCGGCGTTCTCCTGGGGTTGCCGTCCCACGCGACGGGGCAAGACCTTTTACCTCCCGGCCGACCGATCAGCGAGGTTATCGACCACTACGTCGATGCCCGGCTGAAGCAGGCCGGGGTCAACCCCGCGCCGCCCGCCGCCGACGCCACCCTGGTTCGCCGACTGTACCTCGACCTCGTCGGGCGGATCCCCGCTGCGGTCGAAGCCCGCGACCTCGCCGGTCGGACACCCGACCGGCGCGGGTTGATCGAGTCCCTCGCCTCGTCTCCGGCGTTCGCCCGCCACAACGCCAACGAGTTCGACGTCCTGCTCCGCAATCGAAACACGGACGTGCCGAGCCTCCAGCCGTACCTGCTCGACGCGTTCCAGGAGAACCGCCCGTGGGACGCCATGTTCCGCGACCTGCTCGGCACCTCGGAGCAGGCTCCCCCCGGGACACCGGTCAAGGCCAGGGCCGACGACTTCGTGCTCAAGCGGCTCAAGGACGCCGACGCCCTCACCCGCGACGTGAGCAGCGTCTTCTTCGGCCTGAACATCACCTGCGCGCAGTGCCACCGCCATCCGGAAATCAAGGGGCTGACGCAGGACTACTTCTTCGGCATGAAGGCGTTCTTCGCCTACAGCTACGAGTTCCAGGGCAAGCTCCTCGAACGCCAGTACGTCAAGGTGGCCGACTTCAAGGCCAAATCGGGCGAGGCGCGGCAGGTCTCGATGATGTTCCTGTCGGGAGTCAAGGTCGAGCTGTACAACCTGCCCGAGCGGGAGCTCGTTGCGGCGGTCGCCGAGGAGACCAAGCTCATTCAGGAGAAATCCAAGGAGTACGCGAAAACCAAAGCCCTCCCGCCGCCGCCGAGTCAGAGCGCCCGCAAGCGACTGGCGGAGGTCGCGCTCGACGACACCAACCGCGAGAGGTTCGCCCGCTCGATCGTCAACCGCCTCTGGCTTCGGTTCTACGGCCACGGGCTGGTGATGCGGGTGGACCAGATGCACGCGGAGAATCAGCCGAGCCACCCGGAACTGTTGAGTTGGCTGGCCCGCGACTTCGTCGCCCACAAGTACGACCTGAAGCGCCTGATCACCGGCCTGGTCGGCAGCCGGGCGTACGCGCGGTCGAGTGAGTGGAAGGGAACCCCACCGCCCAAGGACCTGTTCGCCGTCGCCCCGACCCGCCCGCTCACCCCGGCACAGTGGGGCATGTCCTACCACATTGCCAACCAACCCGAGGTGTTCAAGCCGGACGACCCCGTCGAGGTGCGACGGAAGAAGCTCGCCGAGGTCGAGAAGGGGGGCGGCGTGTTCCCCTTCATCGAGCAGCCGTTCGACGACTTCCAGGTCGGCATCGACGAGCCGCTCCGGCTGAGCAACGACGAGAACATGCTCAAGGCGATGGGCGGCAAGCTGATCCCGGTGTTGCGCAAGCTGCCGGACACCCGCCGGCAAATCGACGAGGCCAGCTGGGCGGTGCTCTCCCGCCCGGCGACGGACGCGGAGCAGGAGCTGTTCGGCGGGTACCTCGAGCGGCGCAAGGACAGGCCCGACGAGGGTCTCCGGCAAGTGATCTGGGCGCTGTTCAACAGTCCGGAGTTCCGGTTCAACCACTGA
- a CDS encoding WD40 repeat domain-containing protein: protein MPTDFAGASLLFTLLWSSDVVSAVAFIDNDRIAAANKRGDILVWNLPAAAGGKAPEPARRLVGHTNEINRMLASPDGRLLISAGSDRTVKFWDATLTTGDPGTIVLNDGIARVGVSEKVARLPAPPAPITANVFVQKPLRVLTAHKDWIWGLALSRDGKTLVTGDESKVVIVWDVQTGKELARWSTKLWVRGLDISPDGKTVVTAENFPQLRVVEGETGLRGWDARTGGLKFDASKEVKAGIASVRFSHDGKYFAAARGNIENENIGGPVYLFDPVTGKKLNELKPPHLRGATDLAFHPDGKHLFTCGRDRLVKIWRPGDGELVRELGQTSKGPFGEAYHAISISPDGKRVAVADGAGQVLIYSFPGRE, encoded by the coding sequence ATGCCCACAGACTTCGCCGGTGCCAGCCTGTTGTTCACGCTCCTCTGGTCGAGCGACGTCGTCTCCGCAGTCGCCTTCATCGACAACGACAGGATCGCCGCGGCCAACAAGCGCGGCGACATCCTCGTCTGGAACCTCCCCGCGGCGGCGGGCGGGAAGGCTCCCGAACCGGCGCGGCGGTTGGTCGGGCACACAAACGAGATCAACCGCATGCTCGCCAGCCCGGACGGCCGGCTGCTGATCTCCGCGGGCAGCGACCGCACCGTGAAGTTCTGGGACGCCACCCTCACTACGGGCGACCCTGGCACGATCGTTCTGAACGACGGCATCGCCCGCGTCGGTGTGTCCGAGAAGGTCGCCAGGCTGCCCGCCCCGCCGGCCCCGATCACCGCCAACGTCTTTGTGCAGAAGCCGCTCCGCGTGCTAACCGCACACAAAGACTGGATCTGGGGCCTGGCCCTTTCCCGCGACGGCAAGACCCTGGTCACCGGCGACGAGTCGAAGGTGGTGATCGTGTGGGACGTCCAGACCGGCAAGGAACTCGCCCGGTGGAGTACGAAGCTGTGGGTGCGCGGGTTGGACATCTCTCCGGACGGCAAGACGGTGGTGACCGCGGAGAACTTTCCTCAACTCAGGGTCGTCGAGGGCGAGACGGGGTTGCGCGGGTGGGACGCGCGCACCGGAGGGCTCAAGTTCGACGCCAGCAAGGAGGTGAAGGCCGGAATCGCATCCGTCCGATTCTCCCACGACGGAAAGTACTTCGCGGCCGCCCGAGGCAACATCGAGAACGAAAACATCGGCGGGCCCGTCTACCTATTCGACCCCGTCACGGGGAAGAAACTCAACGAGCTCAAGCCGCCCCACCTCCGCGGCGCGACCGACCTCGCCTTTCACCCGGACGGCAAACACCTTTTCACCTGCGGCCGCGACCGGCTCGTGAAGATCTGGCGGCCGGGCGACGGCGAACTCGTTCGCGAACTGGGCCAAACCAGCAAGGGCCCATTCGGAGAAGCCTACCACGCAATTTCGATCAGCCCCGACGGCAAGCGGGTTGCCGTTGCCGACGGAGCGGGTCAGGTGCTGATCTACTCGTTCCCGGGGCGCGAATAG
- a CDS encoding DUF1549 domain-containing protein, translating into MRPAALAALLLASTATAAEPPPLSRRIDARVAAGLAAAKLAPAPQAESHELVRRLYLDVIGRIPTAAEATAYLDDPNPAKHHALIDTLLAHPEFPLYWRGVFDHWLNGSLLERPAGGSDEFKAYLERRLAENAGWDQIARELLDPNGDDPASAPAAYFLASRLAGNDRAAQVDAMTTAVSSVFFGVQLQCAKCHDHPDVEDWKQENYYGVAAFLGRTYSAKAKTGNGPGLTERPDGEVKYAARGKDYTARLLFLDGTVPDATAGRRKSLVALGVGAERPYFRRALANRVWKQFLGVGLVEPVDQIHDGNPASHPELLAELGDAFAAGRFDLRALMGGILHSDTYLRSSRWAAGSRPADNHYASAVPKPLTGPQLAVSLALATGYIDTLTAKYEREKARLKLDAVTPTVVRRQFEREREHAALAGRFPPPGEGFQANASHALFLTYNPAVQALVRTPSGTAARVAAERDAAAPARRVYLAALARRPTANEEARVAAYLATPNVSRDELARDLVAAVVAGTEFRFAP; encoded by the coding sequence ATGCGCCCCGCCGCCCTCGCCGCGTTGCTGCTCGCCTCGACCGCGACCGCCGCCGAACCGCCGCCCCTCAGCCGGCGGATCGACGCCCGCGTCGCCGCCGGGCTCGCCGCCGCGAAGCTCGCCCCCGCCCCGCAAGCCGAGTCGCACGAACTCGTCCGCCGCCTCTACCTCGACGTGATCGGCCGCATCCCGACCGCGGCCGAGGCGACCGCGTACCTCGACGATCCGAACCCCGCGAAGCACCACGCCCTCATCGACACGCTGCTCGCGCACCCCGAGTTCCCCCTTTACTGGCGCGGCGTGTTCGACCACTGGCTCAACGGCAGCCTGTTGGAGCGGCCGGCCGGCGGGTCGGACGAGTTCAAGGCGTACCTCGAACGCCGCCTCGCCGAGAACGCCGGCTGGGACCAAATCGCCCGCGAGCTGCTCGACCCGAACGGCGACGACCCGGCTTCTGCCCCGGCCGCGTACTTCCTCGCCAGCCGCCTCGCCGGCAACGACCGCGCCGCCCAGGTGGACGCGATGACGACGGCGGTGTCGAGCGTGTTCTTCGGCGTGCAGCTCCAGTGCGCCAAGTGTCACGACCACCCGGACGTGGAGGACTGGAAGCAGGAGAACTACTACGGCGTGGCCGCATTCCTCGGCCGCACGTATTCCGCGAAGGCGAAGACCGGCAACGGCCCCGGCCTGACCGAGCGGCCCGACGGCGAGGTGAAGTACGCCGCCCGCGGCAAGGACTACACCGCGCGGCTCCTGTTCCTCGACGGTACCGTGCCCGACGCGACGGCCGGCCGCCGCAAGTCGCTCGTCGCCCTCGGCGTGGGGGCCGAGCGGCCGTACTTCAGGCGGGCGCTGGCGAACCGCGTCTGGAAGCAGTTCCTGGGCGTCGGCCTGGTCGAGCCGGTGGACCAGATCCACGACGGCAACCCGGCGTCGCACCCGGAACTGCTCGCCGAGCTGGGCGACGCCTTCGCCGCCGGCCGGTTCGACCTGCGGGCGCTGATGGGCGGCATCCTCCACTCCGATACGTACCTCCGGTCGAGCCGCTGGGCGGCCGGGTCGCGCCCCGCCGACAACCACTACGCCTCCGCAGTGCCGAAGCCGCTGACGGGGCCGCAGCTGGCGGTGTCACTAGCTCTGGCGACGGGCTACATCGACACGCTGACGGCGAAGTACGAGCGCGAGAAGGCGCGGCTGAAGCTCGACGCGGTCACGCCCACGGTGGTGCGGCGGCAGTTCGAGCGGGAGCGGGAGCACGCGGCGCTGGCGGGCCGCTTCCCGCCGCCGGGGGAGGGGTTCCAGGCGAACGCCTCGCACGCCCTGTTCCTGACTTACAACCCGGCCGTGCAGGCACTGGTCCGCACGCCGAGCGGCACGGCGGCCCGGGTCGCCGCCGAGCGGGACGCCGCGGCCCCCGCGCGGCGGGTGTACCTCGCGGCTCTCGCTCGCCGGCCCACCGCCAACGAGGAGGCGCGGGTCGCGGCCTACCTCGCCACCCCCAACGTGTCGCGGGACGAACTCGCCCGCGACCTCGTGGCCGCTGTCGTGGCCGGGACCGAGTTCCGGTTCGCCCCGTGA
- a CDS encoding WD40 repeat domain-containing protein gives MPATLRQTYSADDGEKRGPLTMSRVAFHPTDRRLLASTADRRLAVWDLDAPPRKERNVSAVPGRLVCPHDAGWVRGFAVSPDGRWLYTGGSDRRLKRWPWAGGQPADAADRDAEAHAGWVEAVAVAPDGRHVVTAGADGLVKVWDADLKPLRTLTGHTDFVRDAAWAPDGRVFVTGSEDGRLLVWDGGTFERLREIAFGDANEQFGQNPALSGVHRLAVSRDSRWVAAAGGKKLDVFDLATGAAVATDKSDTQAAFAPAADVLAAGANTTRVVAYDAARFQPARPDRNGRVGPPAALPGRELAALKIGDFSLGLAFAADGRALACGKANGTVEVWEVS, from the coding sequence ATGCCCGCCACCCTCCGCCAGACGTACTCGGCCGACGACGGGGAGAAGCGCGGCCCGCTCACCATGAGCCGCGTCGCCTTCCACCCGACCGACCGCCGGCTCCTCGCCTCCACCGCCGACCGCCGGCTCGCAGTCTGGGATCTCGACGCGCCGCCGCGGAAGGAGCGGAACGTGTCGGCCGTGCCCGGGCGGCTGGTGTGCCCGCACGACGCCGGCTGGGTGCGCGGGTTCGCCGTCAGCCCGGACGGACGCTGGCTCTATACCGGCGGGTCCGACCGGCGGCTGAAGCGCTGGCCGTGGGCCGGCGGCCAGCCCGCCGACGCCGCCGACCGTGACGCGGAGGCGCACGCCGGCTGGGTCGAGGCGGTCGCCGTGGCGCCGGACGGGCGGCACGTCGTCACCGCCGGCGCCGACGGGCTCGTCAAGGTGTGGGACGCCGACCTCAAGCCGCTGCGGACGCTGACGGGGCACACCGACTTCGTCCGCGACGCCGCGTGGGCGCCGGACGGCCGCGTCTTCGTCACCGGCTCCGAGGACGGCCGGCTCCTCGTCTGGGACGGGGGGACGTTCGAGCGGCTGCGCGAGATCGCCTTCGGCGACGCCAACGAGCAGTTCGGTCAGAACCCGGCGCTGAGCGGCGTCCACCGGCTCGCGGTGAGCCGCGATTCGCGCTGGGTCGCGGCCGCCGGCGGGAAGAAGCTCGACGTGTTCGACCTCGCCACCGGCGCCGCCGTCGCCACCGACAAGAGCGACACGCAGGCCGCCTTCGCGCCGGCCGCCGACGTGCTCGCCGCCGGGGCGAACACGACCCGCGTCGTGGCCTACGACGCGGCCCGCTTCCAGCCCGCGCGGCCGGACCGCAACGGCCGTGTCGGCCCGCCCGCGGCGCTGCCGGGCCGCGAACTCGCGGCATTGAAGATCGGCGACTTCTCGCTCGGGTTGGCGTTCGCGGCCGACGGCCGGGCGCTCGCGTGCGGCAAGGCGAACGGCACGGTTGAAGTCTGGGAGGTGTCGTGA